Proteins from a single region of Xiphophorus maculatus strain JP 163 A chromosome 22, X_maculatus-5.0-male, whole genome shotgun sequence:
- the ubac2 gene encoding ubiquitin-associated domain-containing protein 2: protein MFTTTGSRGLYKAPLCKGLLLVLNGLTVMLTLLPQFQDMFVYSLQAVAHQHQVWRLLCGRLICLDVKDSFCSSLLIYNFRIFERRFGTRKFASFLLGTWFLSALVDFLLAQAFQFLFEYEVEELPAGLLAPVFSLFVPFYQSIPRMPVTQVLGHIHITNKTLVYIVGLQLLTSSPFMWLLALSGLISGGLYHSNALWLQKVFFVPVWVSSVGKYILEPLFSSSQPNDETPMGMGATLDIQRQQRMDLLDQQLLLAQYNEARRNVRRQPQGGLLQWTRLFPSLRHRGQNRPPVQPHPEAQTHQSTQPPLLENSPVPEEQVARLVEMGFSRIDALEALRASNNDINMATNFLLQH, encoded by the exons ATGTTTACCACCACCGGCTCTCGGGGTCTGT aCAAGGCTCCTCTGTGTAAAGGCCTCCTGCTGGTTCTCAATGGGCTGACTGTGATGCTCACCCTGCTGCCACAGTTCCAGGACATGTTCGTGTACAGCCTGCAGGCTGTTGCACATCAGCACCAG GTTTGGAGGTTGTTGTGCGGCAGGTTGATCTGTCTGGACGTGAAGGACTCCTTCTGCAGCAGCCTGCTGATTTACAACTTTCGAATCTTTGAGAGGAGGTTTGGCACCAGGAAGTTTGCT TCCTTCCTGCTGGGCACTTGGTTTCTCTCTGCCCTGGTGGACTTCCTTCTGGCCCAAGCCTTCCAGTTCCTGTTTGAATATGAAGTGGAGGAACTACCAGCCGGACT GCTCGCTCCAGTCTTCTCTCTGTTTGTGCCTTTCTACCAGTCGATCCCCAGAATGCCAGTCACTCAGGTCCTGGGACACATCCACATCACCAACAAGACTCTGGTTTACATAGTGGGCCTGCAG CTGCTGACTTCCAGCCCCTTCATGTGGCTCCTTGCACTCAGTGGACTG ATCTCGGGAGGATTGTACCACTCCAATGCTCTCTGGTTGCAGAAGGTCTTCTTTGTCCCTGTTTGGGTATCTTCTGTTGGAAAGTACATTCTGGAGCCGCTCTTCTCCA GTTCCCAGCCCAACGATGAGACGCCTATGGGGATGGGAGCCACTCTGGACATCCAGAGGCAGCAGAGAATGGATCTGCTCGACCAGCAGCTGCTACTGGCCCAGTACAACGAGGCCCGGAGGAACGTCAGACGTCAGCCACAG GGTGGGCTGCTGCAGTGGACCAGGTTATTTCCCTCTCTGAGACACAGAGGACAGAACAGACCTCCAGTCCAACCCCATCCTGAGGCCCAGACACACCAGTCCACACAACCTCCATTACTGGAAAACTCTCCTGTTCCAGAGGAACAG GTTGCCCGGTTAGTGGAAATGGGCTTTTCCAGAATCGATGCCCTCGAGGCCCTCAGAGCTTCAAATAACGACATTAACATGGCGACCAACTTCCTCCTGCAGCACTGA